The following are encoded together in the Mastacembelus armatus chromosome 6, fMasArm1.2, whole genome shotgun sequence genome:
- the LOC113133394 gene encoding myoD family inhibitor domain-containing protein-like translates to MEERSNLTKGSASLKQTQESPGSRGNTTPTDLINTQPLPAAAPPAEASQEATEFTKSQCNLQRPTCPKCGLTVPDHRVPALPMSLNRLQGSSLSVHSSSSSSRRSRARVAESNRPAAAPSDSGFQLLLACLWCQCSVLLQGLLEACSSCLHALCSSCCHTCSRCCSAIQEAPVEELNCPTHCHSVLFESCCEPTECLEFCVECCEICHHS, encoded by the exons ATGGAGGAACGGAGCAACCTGACTAAAG GTAGTgcttctttaaaacaaacacaggaaagCCCTGGTAGCAGAGGAAATACCACCCCCACTGACCTCATTAACA cccagcctctgcctgctgcagctccaccagCAGAGGCCTCACAGGAGGCAACAGAGTTTACCAAGTCTCAGTGTAACCTCCAGAGGCCCACCTGCCCGAAATGTGGCCTGACAGTCCCAGACCACAGAGTCCCTGCTCTCCCCATGAGCCTGAATCGACTGCAGGGCTCCAGCTTGTCggtgcacagcagcagcagcagcagcaggaggagcagagcCAGGGTGGCCGAATCAAACAGACCTGCTGCTGCACCAAGTG ACTCTGGTTTTCAACTGCTGCTGGCTTGCCTGTGGTGCCAGTGCTCCGTGCTGCTCCAGGGTCTGTTAGAGGCCTGCTCCTCCTGCCTTCACgccctctgctcctcctgctgccaCACCTGTTCCCGCTGCTGTTCAGCTATCCAGGAGGCACCTGTGGAGGAGCTCAACTGCCCCACCCACTGCCACTCGGTCCTGTTCGAGTCCTGCTGTGAGCCAACCGAGTGTCTCGAGTTTTGTGTGGAATGCTGTGAGATCTGCCATCACAGCTAG